One Streptomyces sp. 840.1 genomic window, GGCGCTCTCCACGATCAGGCCGCCCTGGAGCGGGTCGCCCAGGCGGTCCACGAGGGCATGGCGGGTCAGCCGCTCGGTGATCGGTGAGCGGCAGACGTTGCCGGTGCTGACGTGGAGGATGCGGAAAGTGTCGGTCTGCCCCGCTATGCCACGCCCCTCAGGGGCGGTCAATTGGCCACCTCGAGGTCGGGTACCACCTTGCGCAGCTCCTCCGCGGAGAGCGCGCCGGCGCGCAGCAGGACCGGGACCTTGCCGGTGACGTCGACGATCGAGGACGGGACGATGCCCGGCGTCGGACCGCCGTCGAGGTAGACGGAGACGGAGTCGCCCAGCATCTCCTGGGCGGCGTCGCAGTCCTCGGGCGAGGGGTGTCCGGTGAGGTTGGCGCTGGAGACGGCCATCGGGCCGACCTCGGTGAGCAGCTCGATGGCGACCGGGTGCAGCGGCATCCGGATGGCGACGGTGCCCCGGGTGTCCCCGAGGTCCCACTGGAGGGAGGGCTGGTGCTTGGCGACGAGCGTGAGGGCGCCGGGCCAGAACGCGTCGACGAGCTCCCAGGCCTGCTCGGAGAAGTCCGTGACCAGGCCGTGCAGGGTGTTCGGGGAACCGATCAGGACGGGCGTGGGCATGTTGCGGCCTCGGCCCTTGGCGTCCAGCAGGTCCGCGACGGCCTCGGAACCGAAGGCGTCCGCACCGATCCCGTACACCGTGTCGGTGGGCAGCACGACCAGTTCGCCGCGGCGGACGGCGGACGCGGCCTCACGCAGACCCGTCGTACGGTCGGTCGCGTCGTTGCAGTCGTATCGCCGTGCCATCAGCCGGCCTCCTCAAGCATGTACGGGTAGGGCTGGTACGGGTCGTGCGGGTGGTGTGCGCCGGTCACGGCATGGCCTTGCGGGCCGTGGCGAAACGGGGGCGGTTGTTCAGGTCGGGGTGATCGGCCGCGTCGGCCCAGCCCCGCTCCTCGGTGAAGATCCACGGCACCTGGCCGCCCTGGGTGTCGGCGTGCTCGATGACGACGAGGCCGCCGGGGCGCAGCAGCCGGTGGGCGGTGCGCTCGATGCCGCGGATGGTGTCGAGGCCGTCCTCGCCGGAGAACAGCGCCATCTGCGGGTCGTGGTCGCGGGCCTCGGGGGCCACGTACTCCCATTCGGTGAGCGGGATGTACGGCGGGTTGGAGATGACCAGGTCGACCTGTCCGTCGAGCTCGGGAAGGGCCGTCAGAGCGTCTCCGCGGTGCACGGTGACCCTGGAGTCCTCGGCGTTCTTCCTGGTCCATTTGAGGGCGTCCTCGGACAGCTCCACGGCGTGCACGCGCGAGCGCGGCACCTCCTGGGCCATGGCGAGGGCGATGGCGCCCGATCCCGTGCACAGGTCGACGATCAGCGGCTCGACCACGTCCATCGCGCGGACGGCGTCTATCGCCCAGCCGACGACCGATTCGGTCTCCGGCCGAGGCACGAAGACCCCCGGCCCCACCTGGAGCTCCAGGTAGCGGAAGAAGGCGCGTCCGGTGATGTGCTGGAGCGGTTCGCGGGCCTCGCGACGGGCGATGGTCTCCCAGTAGCGGGCGTCGAAGTCGGCGTCCGGCACGTTGTGCAGCTCGCCCCGCTTGACGCCGTGCACGAACGCGGCGAGTTCCTCCGCGTCGAATCTCGGCGAAGGCACACCGGCGTCGGCCAGCCGCTGGGTGGCCTGGGCCACCTCGGCGAGCAGCAGGTTCATCGCGGTTCTCCGTACAGGTTCACGAGCGGTGCGGGTGGTGGAGCTTACGCGGCGGCGAGCTTGGCGGCGGAGTCGGCGTCGACACACGCCTGGATCACGGCGCTCAGCTCACCGTCGAGCACCTGGTCCAAGTTGTACGCCTTGAAGCCGACGCGGTGGTCCGAGATGCGGTTTTCCGGGAAGTTGTAGGTACGGATCTTCTCGGAGCGGTCGACCGTGCGGACCTGGCTGCGCCGTACGTCGGAGGCTTCCTGCTCGGCGGCCTCCTGGGCGGCGGCGAGGAGCCGCGAGCGCAGGATGCGCATGGCCTGCTCCTTGTTCTGGAGCTGGCTCTTCTCGTTCTGGCAGGAGGCAACGACGCCGGTGGGCAGGTGCGTGATGCGGACGGCGGAGTCCGTGGTGTTGACGGACTGGCCGCCGGGGCCCGAGGAGCGGTAGACGTCGATCCGCAGGTCGTTGGCGTGGATCTCGACGTCGACCTCCTCCGCCTCGGGTGTGACCAGCACACCGGCGGCGGAGGTGTGGATGCGGCCCTGGGACTCGGTGGAGGGCACGCGCTGCACGCGGTGCACGCCGCCCTCGTACTTCATCCGGGCCCAGACGCCCTGGCCGGGTTCGGTGGCTCCGTTGCCGCCCTTGGTCTTGACCGCGACCTGGACGTCCTTGTAGCCGCCGAGCTCGGACTCGGTGGAGTCGATGATCTCGGTCTTCCAGCCGACCCGCTCGGCGTAGCGCAGGTACATGCGCAGGAGGTCACCGGCGAACAGGGCGGACTCGTCGCCGCCCGCGCCCGCCTTGATCTCCAGGAGCACGTCCTTGTCGTCACTGGGGTCACGGGGTACGAGCAGGAGGCGGAGCTTCTCGGTGAGCTCCTCGCGCTCCTTCTCCAGGTCCTTGACCTCGGCGGCGAAGTCGGGGTCGTCGGCGGCGAACTCGCGGGCCGTCTCGATGTCCTCGCCGGTCTGCTTCCAGGAGCGGTACGTGGCGACGATCGGGGTCAGCTCGGCGTAGCGCTTGTTGAGCTTGCGCGCGTTGGCCTGGTCGGCGTGGACCGCCGGGTCCGCGAGCTTCTTCTCGAGATCGGACTGTTCGCCGATCAGTTCCTCGACCGCCTCGAACATCTTCGGGCTCCTGGTTTCTTCGCTTTTCTTCGCTGGACGTGCCTGCCTGGCGGGACGCGGGGGTGCCGTGTCCCGGCCGGAAAAAACGCCGGCCCCGACGCCCCCGGGAAGAGGGCGCCGAGAACCGGCGCAGTTGGCTCGCTACTTGCTGGCGGAGCCGGCAGCCTTGCCGAAGCGGGCCTCGAAGCGGGCCACACGGCCACCGGTGTCGAGGATCTTCTGCTTGCCCGTGTAGAACGGGTGGCACTCGGAGCAGACGTCGGCACGGATGGCGCCGCTGTCCAGGGTCGAGCGGGTGGTGAACGAGGCGCCACAGGTGCAGCTGACCTGGGTCTCGAAGTACTGGGGGTGGATCTCGCGCTTCAAGGGTGTCTCCTAGTTTCGGGAGGGCGCCGGGTCGTACGCGCGGATTGCGTGTCCGTGAACCGGGGCCGACGTACCAGTCTGCCAGGACCGGCCGTATCTCCCAAAACCGGGGTCTGCCCGGAACTATTCCCGGGTGCTCCGGGTCATCCCACGATGTCGCCCGCGTCACCCTTGTCGCCCGCCGACTTCTCGGTGGCGGACGCGGGGATCGGCAGGTCGTGCCGGAGCGCCGTCCACACCTGCTGTCCGGCCTTCTCCTGCGGTATGACGCGGTTCGGGTCGGCCGGGTCGTACTCGACCGGCATCGTCACCATGTGGACGTCGCTCGCACCGAGCCCCTTGAGCCCGTTGGCGAAGCCGGTGAGCTTGGTGACCGAGCCCAGGTCGGAGTCGGTCGTGATGGCCTTGGTCGCCGTGTCGGCGAGGCCGTACAGCTTGGTGCCGTTGAGGACGCCGACGCTCTTCGCCTGCACCATCAGCGCCTTGATGAAGGCCTGCTGGAGCTGGATGCGGCCGAGGTCGCTGCCGTCGCCGACGCTGTGGCGGGTACGGACCAGGCCGAGCGACTCCTCGCCGTTCAGGGTGTGGGTGCCCGGCTGGAGGTCCAGATGGCTCTTGGGATCGTTGATCGCCTTCTTGGTGGTGATCTCGACCCCGCCGAGCTTGTCGATCAGCTTCTTGAAGCCGGTGAAGTCGACCTCGAGGTAGTGGTCCATCCGGATCCCGGACATCGACTCGACGGTCTTGACCGCGCAGGCCGGTCCGCCGACCTCGTACGCCGTGTTGAACATCGCGCGCTGCTCGCCCGCGACGTCCGCGCCGCTCTCGTCGCTTGTGCACTCGGGCCGGGTCACGAGGGTGTCGCGGGGGATGGAGACGACGCTGGCGCTCTTGTGGCCCTTGTTGACGTGCAGGACCATCGCGGTGTCCGAGCGGGCGCCCCCCTGATCGGCGCCGTACTGCTTGTTCGCGCCGGAGCGGGAGTCGGAGCCCAGGACGAGGATGTCCTCGGAGCCGTTGTCGACGTTCTGCGGGCGGTTCTTGCCGAGCGCGTTGTTGATGTCGACGGCCTTGAGATTGCCGTCGAGCTGGAAGTAGGCGTAGCCGAGTCCTCCACCGCCCACGACGACCAGGCCGGCCAGACTCCACGCGGCTATGACGGTCGCCCTGCGACGGCGGGACGGCTTCCTCCGGCGTTTGCCGGTGGCCCGTATTCGGCTGTTGCTCCCGCTCTGCTCGGTCATCCGTCTCCTCGATCCCTCGGCTGCTCCCGGCTACCCCCTGCTGCGGTGTACGGGTCCTTGCGCCGCTCCGTCGCTTGCTGGATACGACGCCACGGCGACAAGAAGGGTTGCACAGGACGGCGGGGCCACCGGGTGTCCGCGAGACGGTCCGGCGGCGGCCGGAAACAGCCCGTTATCCGGCGTTCACCTGCGGTTTCTTGCCGGATACAGGCAATGCGGGGAGCGTGCGGGAGCCACCGGCCGTGTGGCGAAGGTCTCGGACCGGTCACGGCGTACGGCACAGGGCCGCCCCCGGCACCGAAGTGGCGGGGGCGGCCCTGTGTACGGCTGCGGGCGGCTACGACTAGTCGTTGTTGCCCGGGGCCGGCGTCGTCTTCTGGATCTGGAGCAGGAACTCCGCGTTGGACTGGGTCTTCTTCATCCGGTCCAGGAGGAGCTCGATCGCCTGCTGCTGGTCCAGCGCGTGGAGCACCCGGCGCAGCTTCCAGACAATCGCCAACTCGTCGCTGCCGAGCAGGATTTCTTCCTTACGGGTGCTGGACGCGTCGACGTCCACCGCCGGG contains:
- a CDS encoding LCP family protein, translating into MTEQSGSNSRIRATGKRRRKPSRRRRATVIAAWSLAGLVVVGGGGLGYAYFQLDGNLKAVDINNALGKNRPQNVDNGSEDILVLGSDSRSGANKQYGADQGGARSDTAMVLHVNKGHKSASVVSIPRDTLVTRPECTSDESGADVAGEQRAMFNTAYEVGGPACAVKTVESMSGIRMDHYLEVDFTGFKKLIDKLGGVEITTKKAINDPKSHLDLQPGTHTLNGEESLGLVRTRHSVGDGSDLGRIQLQQAFIKALMVQAKSVGVLNGTKLYGLADTATKAITTDSDLGSVTKLTGFANGLKGLGASDVHMVTMPVEYDPADPNRVIPQEKAGQQVWTALRHDLPIPASATEKSAGDKGDAGDIVG
- the prfA gene encoding peptide chain release factor 1; the encoded protein is MFEAVEELIGEQSDLEKKLADPAVHADQANARKLNKRYAELTPIVATYRSWKQTGEDIETAREFAADDPDFAAEVKDLEKEREELTEKLRLLLVPRDPSDDKDVLLEIKAGAGGDESALFAGDLLRMYLRYAERVGWKTEIIDSTESELGGYKDVQVAVKTKGGNGATEPGQGVWARMKYEGGVHRVQRVPSTESQGRIHTSAAGVLVTPEAEEVDVEIHANDLRIDVYRSSGPGGQSVNTTDSAVRITHLPTGVVASCQNEKSQLQNKEQAMRILRSRLLAAAQEAAEQEASDVRRSQVRTVDRSEKIRTYNFPENRISDHRVGFKAYNLDQVLDGELSAVIQACVDADSAAKLAAA
- a CDS encoding L-threonylcarbamoyladenylate synthase; this encodes MARRYDCNDATDRTTGLREAASAVRRGELVVLPTDTVYGIGADAFGSEAVADLLDAKGRGRNMPTPVLIGSPNTLHGLVTDFSEQAWELVDAFWPGALTLVAKHQPSLQWDLGDTRGTVAIRMPLHPVAIELLTEVGPMAVSSANLTGHPSPEDCDAAQEMLGDSVSVYLDGGPTPGIVPSSIVDVTGKVPVLLRAGALSAEELRKVVPDLEVAN
- the prmC gene encoding peptide chain release factor N(5)-glutamine methyltransferase, producing MNLLLAEVAQATQRLADAGVPSPRFDAEELAAFVHGVKRGELHNVPDADFDARYWETIARREAREPLQHITGRAFFRYLELQVGPGVFVPRPETESVVGWAIDAVRAMDVVEPLIVDLCTGSGAIALAMAQEVPRSRVHAVELSEDALKWTRKNAEDSRVTVHRGDALTALPELDGQVDLVISNPPYIPLTEWEYVAPEARDHDPQMALFSGEDGLDTIRGIERTAHRLLRPGGLVVIEHADTQGGQVPWIFTEERGWADAADHPDLNNRPRFATARKAMP
- the rpmE gene encoding 50S ribosomal protein L31 gives rise to the protein MKREIHPQYFETQVSCTCGASFTTRSTLDSGAIRADVCSECHPFYTGKQKILDTGGRVARFEARFGKAAGSASK